In Halomarina salina, one DNA window encodes the following:
- a CDS encoding DedA family protein, with protein MDLTTTALDLARTYGYLFVFVFMFLETSMLFPLLPSEVVLPASAAIVVTSPASLALFVLVATAGGVVGSAVLYEVFRRAGDHALDHDWVRVDRRDANRARRWFRRWGSHSVLWGRLLPVLRSVVSIPAGFAEMHRGVFTAYTAVGALAFNAAVAGFVYVGVRESVYEVALAVVHERPLVVSALVVVALVVVAVAYHESADEWRERWS; from the coding sequence GTGGACCTGACGACGACGGCGCTCGACCTCGCACGCACCTACGGCTACCTCTTCGTCTTCGTGTTCATGTTCCTGGAGACGTCGATGCTGTTCCCGCTCCTGCCGAGCGAGGTGGTCCTGCCCGCGTCGGCCGCCATCGTCGTCACGTCGCCCGCGTCGCTCGCGCTGTTCGTGCTCGTCGCCACCGCGGGGGGCGTCGTCGGAAGCGCCGTCCTCTACGAGGTGTTCCGCCGCGCGGGCGACCACGCCCTCGACCACGACTGGGTTCGCGTCGACCGGCGCGACGCGAACCGGGCGCGACGGTGGTTCCGCCGGTGGGGGAGCCACTCGGTGCTGTGGGGCCGACTGCTCCCCGTCTTGCGCTCGGTCGTCTCCATCCCGGCCGGGTTCGCGGAGATGCATCGCGGCGTGTTCACCGCGTACACCGCCGTCGGAGCGCTGGCGTTCAACGCCGCCGTCGCCGGGTTCGTCTACGTCGGCGTCCGGGAGTCGGTGTACGAGGTGGCGCTGGCGGTCGTCCACGAACGTCCGCTGGTCGTCTCGGCGCTGGTCGTCGTGGCACTCGTCGTCGTGGCGGTCGCGTACCACGAGTCCGCAGACGAGTGGCGCGAGCGGTGGAGCTAG